A section of the Desulfotignum phosphitoxidans DSM 13687 genome encodes:
- a CDS encoding YfcE family phosphodiesterase has product MKLLITADIHGNLSTWLTIQALVEHSDALVVAGDLFDTRYGSFCHPDFNPEAIRQDVKTAAKPMYYVYGNCDEPAFFPGQTHTLTFCANGRSLFVHHGFPRVPVPSDTDIVIQGHTHVWSLEKTDTQIHMNPGSITRPKKGPATYGIFDETSVSIRSLDTGLPLMTVNL; this is encoded by the coding sequence ATGAAATTATTAATAACCGCAGACATACACGGCAACCTCAGCACCTGGTTGACCATCCAGGCGCTTGTGGAACATTCCGATGCTTTGGTGGTGGCAGGTGATCTGTTTGACACCCGGTATGGTAGTTTCTGTCATCCGGATTTCAATCCCGAAGCCATCCGCCAGGATGTCAAGACCGCTGCCAAACCGATGTATTATGTATACGGCAATTGTGACGAACCCGCCTTTTTTCCCGGACAAACCCACACCCTGACATTTTGTGCCAACGGCAGATCCCTGTTTGTCCACCATGGGTTTCCCCGGGTGCCGGTACCGTCTGACACGGATATTGTTATTCAAGGCCACACCCATGTCTGGTCCCTTGAAAAAACAGACACACAGATTCACATGAACCCGGGATCCATCACCCGCCCCAAAAAAGGACCGGCAACTTACGGCATCTTTGATGAAACATCTGTTTCCATCCGGTCCCTTGATACCGGATTGCCCCTGATGACTGTGAACCTCTGA
- a CDS encoding GAF and HD-GYP domain-containing protein, translated as MESEKTQCLLAQCDELNAQLSTLLSVASDLASELDFNALFPLIVKKITDMMKAERTSLYLLDPDQNELWTKVAEGIDTIRLPIGEGISGRVAQTGEILNVEDAWELPFFNREFDKRNNFRTRSVLCLPIKNHAGEKIGVLQVINKKGKPRFDAQDEWFCQGLAAQVGIALENSLLHDEMKLAFKKSIQTLAATVDAKHPLTAGHSRRVTDYSMKIAQKMGLPRRSQDNLYYAALLHDIGKIGISDAVLLKNGPFTPEERLEMNTHPAKTENILNNFYFPRALRRVPWIAACHHEKIDGTGYPRGLTEDQIPLESKIIAVSDVFDALTSLRDYPKYAFGKILDYKIVPIEKTVYILKKDVGSHFDPDVIEAFLSCLPEITFDTDNAR; from the coding sequence ATGGAATCCGAAAAAACCCAATGCCTTCTGGCACAATGTGATGAACTGAACGCACAATTATCCACCCTTCTGTCTGTGGCTTCGGATTTGGCATCGGAACTGGATTTCAATGCCCTGTTTCCGCTGATTGTCAAAAAAATAACCGACATGATGAAAGCGGAACGAACCAGTCTTTATCTGCTGGATCCGGATCAAAATGAACTGTGGACCAAGGTGGCGGAAGGCATTGATACCATCCGATTGCCGATAGGCGAAGGCATCAGCGGCCGGGTGGCCCAGACCGGCGAAATACTCAATGTCGAAGATGCATGGGAACTGCCTTTTTTCAACAGGGAGTTTGATAAAAGAAACAACTTCAGAACCCGTTCTGTGTTGTGTTTGCCCATCAAAAACCATGCCGGAGAAAAAATCGGCGTTCTTCAGGTGATCAACAAAAAAGGCAAGCCGCGGTTTGATGCCCAGGATGAATGGTTCTGTCAAGGACTGGCTGCCCAGGTAGGCATTGCACTGGAAAATTCGCTTCTGCATGATGAAATGAAACTGGCATTCAAAAAATCCATTCAGACTTTGGCCGCAACAGTGGATGCCAAACATCCATTGACAGCCGGTCATTCCCGGCGCGTGACCGATTACAGCATGAAGATTGCTCAAAAAATGGGACTGCCCCGGCGGTCTCAGGATAATTTATATTATGCGGCCCTGCTGCATGATATCGGCAAAATAGGGATCAGTGATGCAGTCCTGCTTAAAAACGGGCCATTCACACCTGAAGAACGCCTTGAAATGAATACCCATCCGGCTAAAACTGAAAATATTCTGAACAATTTTTATTTTCCCCGGGCATTGCGCCGTGTCCCCTGGATTGCTGCCTGTCATCATGAAAAAATTGATGGAACCGGTTATCCCCGGGGGTTGACAGAAGATCAAATTCCCCTGGAATCAAAAATCATTGCTGTGTCAGATGTTTTTGATGCATTGACATCCCTTAGGGATTACCCCAAGTATGCATTTGGAAAAATTCTGGATTATAAAATCGTTCCCATTGAAAAAACGGTTTACATTCTGAAAAAAGACGTTGGATCCCATTTCGATCCGGATGTCATTGAAGCCTTTTTATCTTGCCTGCCTGAAATCACCTTTGACACAGATAATGCACGTTAA
- a CDS encoding NAD-dependent epimerase/dehydratase family protein, with protein sequence MEPVLVTGGGGFLGKALVKKLRVHNYAVTSFSRRHHPSLARMGVPQIQGDLTDADAVKKAVIGMETVFHVAAKPGVWGSYDTYYAVNVTGTGHVVKACRAQGVKRLIYTSSPSVIFDESDMENVDESVSYPKTYLAPYPETKAIAEKKVRQAATQGLDVIILRPHLIWGPEDNHLVPGILKRAGRLKIVGRVDDLVDTIYVDNAALAHVLAAQKLKENPSLSGNIYFISQDEPVSKWALANAFLEAAGLPLIKGHVSARTAYAAGWCFEKIYGLLGIISEPPMTRFMAKELATSHWFNITRAKTDLGYYPEISTQEGLRRLKAWLSRNG encoded by the coding sequence ATGGAGCCGGTTCTGGTAACAGGCGGGGGCGGATTTTTAGGCAAAGCCCTGGTCAAAAAACTGCGGGTGCACAATTATGCGGTCACCTCGTTTTCCCGGCGGCATCACCCGTCTCTGGCCCGGATGGGGGTGCCTCAGATTCAGGGGGATCTCACTGATGCAGATGCGGTTAAAAAAGCGGTCATAGGGATGGAGACCGTGTTTCATGTGGCAGCCAAACCCGGTGTGTGGGGATCATATGACACCTATTATGCCGTGAATGTGACCGGCACGGGCCATGTGGTAAAAGCCTGCCGGGCCCAGGGGGTGAAACGCCTGATTTACACGAGCTCTCCCAGTGTAATATTTGATGAATCCGACATGGAAAATGTGGATGAGTCGGTTTCCTATCCGAAGACATATCTGGCCCCTTATCCGGAAACCAAGGCGATTGCGGAAAAAAAAGTGCGCCAGGCAGCAACACAGGGACTGGATGTCATCATTCTCAGACCTCACTTGATCTGGGGTCCGGAAGACAACCATCTGGTGCCGGGCATTTTGAAACGGGCGGGACGGCTGAAAATCGTGGGCCGCGTCGATGATCTGGTGGATACCATTTATGTGGACAATGCAGCCCTGGCCCATGTGCTGGCAGCCCAAAAACTGAAAGAAAATCCCTCATTGTCCGGAAATATCTATTTCATCAGCCAGGATGAACCGGTATCCAAATGGGCGTTGGCCAATGCGTTTCTGGAGGCAGCCGGCCTGCCGCTCATCAAAGGCCATGTTTCCGCCCGGACCGCGTACGCGGCAGGATGGTGCTTTGAAAAAATTTATGGCCTGCTGGGCATCATTTCAGAGCCGCCCATGACCCGGTTTATGGCAAAGGAGCTGGCCACATCCCACTGGTTTAACATTACCCGGGCCAAAACAGATCTGGGATATTATCCGGAAATATCGACCCAAGAGGGGTTGAGGCGGCTTAAGGCATGGCTTTCCCGAAATGGTTGA
- a CDS encoding class I SAM-dependent methyltransferase, whose translation MDQDNQAEFSQRLTDILNHGALNLALAVGYQLKIFDVMADLDRPVSCRDLARAAGLHPRYVQEWLGIMCTGQIIEIHTPESSEDKQKETVYYLPPDHAAVLIRKAGTRNMGVYTQEIPLLTQIAMTRVLDDFSKGEGIPFSAYPRFQAFMSQLSHAKHRQGLIRHFLPRVDSGRLMTRLEKGIRVCDLGCGQGIALHLMAQHFPASTFTGIDNDGPAIDEARQTAVDLGLKNLTFQVKDAATLENDTKLSRQFDYITAFDAIHDQSHPLSALKGVRYMLAEDGMFSMIDIDAASHPAGNLDHPMGPFLYTVSLMHCMPVGLSDQGRGLGMMWGRKKAESLLERAGFTRIQVLEMEQDPFNVHYLCQR comes from the coding sequence ATGGATCAGGACAATCAGGCTGAATTCAGTCAACGGCTGACGGACATTCTCAATCATGGGGCATTGAATCTGGCTCTGGCCGTGGGATATCAATTGAAAATTTTCGATGTCATGGCAGATCTGGACCGGCCGGTATCCTGCCGGGACCTGGCCAGGGCTGCCGGGCTTCATCCGCGGTATGTGCAAGAATGGCTGGGCATCATGTGCACCGGTCAGATCATTGAGATCCATACCCCGGAATCTAGCGAAGACAAGCAAAAAGAAACGGTTTATTATCTGCCCCCGGACCATGCCGCAGTGTTGATCCGCAAGGCCGGCACCCGCAATATGGGGGTGTATACTCAGGAAATCCCATTACTCACTCAGATTGCCATGACCCGGGTGCTGGATGATTTCTCAAAAGGGGAGGGCATCCCATTTTCCGCCTATCCCCGGTTTCAGGCATTCATGTCACAGCTGTCCCATGCCAAGCACCGGCAGGGGCTGATCCGGCATTTTTTGCCCCGGGTGGATAGCGGGCGGTTGATGACCCGCCTGGAAAAAGGCATCCGGGTATGCGATCTGGGGTGCGGTCAGGGCATTGCGCTGCACCTGATGGCACAGCACTTTCCCGCATCTACGTTCACCGGCATTGACAATGATGGTCCGGCAATTGATGAGGCCCGGCAGACAGCCGTTGATCTGGGACTGAAGAATCTGACCTTTCAGGTAAAAGATGCGGCCACTCTGGAAAACGATACAAAGTTATCCAGACAGTTTGATTATATCACCGCGTTTGACGCGATTCATGACCAGTCCCATCCGCTGTCCGCTCTCAAAGGAGTTCGTTACATGCTGGCTGAGGATGGCATGTTTTCCATGATCGACATTGATGCGGCCAGTCATCCGGCAGGCAATCTGGACCATCCCATGGGGCCGTTTCTTTATACCGTCAGTCTGATGCACTGCATGCCTGTGGGTCTGTCTGATCAGGGCCGGGGACTGGGCATGATGTGGGGAAGAAAAAAGGCGGAGTCGCTGCTTGAACGTGCGGGTTTTACCCGGATTCAGGTTCTGGAAATGGAGCAGGACCCTTTTAACGTGCATTATCTGTGTCAAAGGTGA
- a CDS encoding phosphoesterase: MQKTEKILCIRQNLLPKAWMAQTAKLPMDFSAFVDQCARAGHEFVDRALAEEDAGWQQVIPYIILQTRDLGKTAVYLRQGSETRLHDLWSSGIGGHINPRDQSKTSESFQQILMSGMARELDEELTQHPSDDLPVFSGIIHETVTDVGRVHLGAVFRILTQTPASYVPGPELCRFQWVDTDKLPSLNMELWSCLAMDLLNKN; encoded by the coding sequence TTGCAGAAAACAGAAAAAATATTATGTATTCGTCAAAACTTGCTGCCAAAGGCATGGATGGCCCAAACCGCAAAGTTGCCCATGGATTTTTCCGCATTTGTCGATCAGTGCGCCCGGGCCGGGCATGAATTTGTGGACCGGGCCCTGGCGGAAGAAGATGCCGGCTGGCAGCAGGTGATTCCCTATATCATACTTCAAACCCGGGACTTGGGCAAAACGGCGGTATACCTTCGCCAGGGAAGTGAAACCCGGCTTCATGACTTGTGGTCATCAGGCATCGGCGGCCATATCAATCCCCGGGATCAATCCAAGACATCAGAATCGTTCCAGCAAATTCTGATGTCCGGCATGGCCCGGGAACTGGATGAAGAACTGACACAGCACCCTTCTGACGATCTGCCGGTTTTTTCCGGCATTATCCATGAAACCGTCACTGATGTGGGCCGGGTCCACTTAGGCGCGGTTTTCCGGATTCTGACCCAAACACCGGCATCCTATGTGCCGGGCCCGGAGCTGTGCCGGTTTCAATGGGTAGACACAGACAAGCTGCCATCATTAAACATGGAATTATGGTCCTGCCTGGCCATGGACCTGTTGAACAAAAATTGA
- a CDS encoding ARMT1-like domain-containing protein, whose translation MTDARTISNASEKNPHQDAWLTAFFLENHIDPFAYPYKVATVEQIEFMVFLENNEQYFPCSDEMFEAIMSRSSENYLLKRYQAVYEKIMHMVDTFIESDYDKEYLYALIRIKYDHEIESRLTIPSRLEKRLCKIFQSQTHIENPFARKKQDANNRAQALLTSDFFMTALNHIDGAIQNLNQFSLNSLRKKIKEIELQRLLTMMCAGHLWEKPPETPLSVDTFQRLFETRISGNGLTELINLIHTRKSKILWLTDEAGGIMVDVAIAKFLASLGHLVILAVKEAPVFQKVSITDTRNDPILANALEDSHFIFEKTISKNRLVQLLKQDENIYVVSDGTRENLNLLLASTTFARIFKEVDFVISRGHDQKRRLIHTHFQFTRNIINITVEDDDGIPGLSVVYKPRHPEVINFSHRDLEERANRIIDQMKAAKAKNMTVMFYSGIIGSIPGKIDVAKKIMSRFIDHLKKQYPDLFIINPSNYYEPGMDADDLMYMWEIVQTSNYIDVWRFQTAEDITQGFALMKQKVPPEWIGKDATYSTGCTKEMRIAQNVLKTNPEMQITGPSLDKFMRRNEYGVGSMYDQRLADL comes from the coding sequence ATGACCGATGCCCGCACTATTTCCAATGCCTCTGAAAAAAATCCGCATCAAGACGCATGGTTGACTGCGTTTTTTCTGGAAAACCATATCGACCCGTTTGCCTATCCCTATAAAGTCGCCACTGTGGAACAGATCGAATTCATGGTTTTTCTGGAAAACAATGAACAGTATTTCCCCTGTTCAGATGAAATGTTTGAAGCCATTATGTCCAGATCATCGGAAAACTACCTGTTGAAACGGTACCAGGCGGTTTATGAAAAAATTATGCACATGGTGGACACTTTTATTGAATCCGACTATGACAAAGAATATCTTTACGCTTTGATCCGGATTAAATATGATCATGAAATAGAATCCCGCCTGACCATTCCTTCCCGGCTGGAAAAACGGCTGTGCAAAATATTCCAGAGCCAGACCCATATTGAAAATCCGTTCGCCCGAAAAAAGCAGGATGCAAACAACCGGGCCCAGGCGTTATTGACATCGGATTTTTTTATGACCGCCTTGAATCACATTGATGGGGCCATTCAAAATCTGAACCAGTTTTCTTTAAATTCCTTGAGAAAAAAAATCAAGGAAATCGAGCTGCAACGGCTGCTCACAATGATGTGTGCCGGCCACTTATGGGAAAAACCGCCTGAAACGCCCCTTTCAGTAGACACGTTCCAACGCCTGTTTGAAACCCGGATTTCAGGAAACGGGCTGACTGAACTGATAAACCTGATTCATACCCGGAAAAGTAAAATACTCTGGCTGACAGACGAAGCCGGTGGGATCATGGTGGATGTGGCGATTGCAAAATTCCTGGCAAGTCTTGGCCATCTGGTGATCCTGGCGGTCAAGGAAGCCCCGGTCTTCCAAAAAGTGTCCATTACAGATACCCGGAATGATCCCATTTTAGCCAACGCTCTTGAAGACAGCCATTTTATCTTTGAAAAAACCATCAGCAAAAACCGGCTGGTTCAACTGCTCAAACAGGATGAAAATATTTATGTGGTATCTGACGGAACCCGGGAAAACCTGAATCTGCTTCTGGCCTCCACCACGTTTGCCAGAATCTTCAAGGAAGTGGACTTTGTCATTTCCCGGGGCCATGACCAGAAAAGACGGCTGATCCACACACATTTTCAGTTCACCCGGAACATCATCAACATCACCGTGGAAGATGATGACGGGATCCCCGGATTATCGGTGGTTTACAAACCCCGGCATCCGGAAGTCATCAATTTTTCTCACCGGGACTTAGAAGAGCGTGCCAACCGCATCATCGACCAGATGAAGGCAGCCAAAGCCAAAAACATGACCGTGATGTTCTACAGCGGTATTATCGGTTCCATTCCCGGAAAAATCGATGTGGCCAAAAAAATCATGAGCCGGTTCATCGATCACTTGAAAAAGCAGTATCCGGACCTGTTTATCATTAACCCGTCCAATTACTATGAACCGGGCATGGACGCAGATGATCTGATGTATATGTGGGAAATTGTTCAGACCAGCAACTACATCGATGTCTGGCGTTTTCAGACCGCAGAAGACATCACTCAAGGTTTTGCTTTGATGAAACAGAAAGTGCCGCCGGAATGGATTGGAAAAGACGCCACATACAGTACCGGATGCACCAAGGAGATGCGGATCGCCCAGAATGTGCTGAAAACCAATCCGGAAATGCAGATCACCGGTCCTTCTCTGGACAAATTCATGCGGCGCAATGAATATGGCGTGGGCAGCATGTATGACCAGCGGCTGGCGGATCTGTGA
- a CDS encoding nitroreductase family protein, protein MFLKQIQTRRSIRKFTDRSVDKEIIDQLIEAALRAPSSRDFRPWRFIVVDQPDLLAKLADAKPHGASFLKNAPLGFVVCGDPDGSDVWVEDCAIASTFIHLAAHDLGLGSCWIQIRKRDRSPDKTADAYIKELLDIPDNMAVESIIAIGYPDETKSGHSKTALAYDKVFFNHFGKAMP, encoded by the coding sequence ATGTTTTTAAAACAGATTCAGACCCGCAGAAGCATCAGAAAATTTACAGACCGGTCCGTTGATAAAGAAATAATTGACCAGTTGATTGAAGCGGCTTTAAGAGCCCCTTCTTCTCGGGATTTCAGACCATGGCGGTTTATCGTGGTGGATCAGCCGGACCTGCTGGCAAAACTGGCGGATGCCAAACCCCATGGTGCGTCTTTTTTGAAAAACGCGCCTCTGGGATTTGTGGTCTGCGGCGATCCTGATGGCAGTGACGTGTGGGTGGAAGACTGTGCCATTGCATCCACTTTCATACACCTGGCAGCCCATGATCTGGGCCTGGGATCCTGCTGGATACAGATCCGCAAACGGGACCGATCACCGGATAAAACCGCAGATGCTTATATCAAAGAGCTGCTGGATATACCGGATAATATGGCGGTGGAATCCATTATTGCCATAGGATACCCGGATGAAACCAAATCCGGGCATTCAAAAACCGCTCTGGCATATGACAAGGTATTTTTCAACCATTTCGGGAAAGCCATGCCTTAA
- the purB gene encoding adenylosuccinate lyase: METVNAIGPMDGRYVRLTEELADIFSESGLIRHRVQVEIQWLKFILHDLKLTAVSQDPAALDSIVDQFCSEDVNRIKAIEQTTNHDVKAVEYFIKEKLDALGFSEIREWVHFACTSEDINNTAYALMMKKGQHLTVDLLSRCIQKIEHKAKAYQSIPMMSRTHGQPATPTTMGKEFVNFAWRLNQEKTILEQIRIQAKINGATGNYNAHYFVFPEVDWLAASRRFIESYLKLDPILFTTQINPNQYLSCLLHTLVRTAAVLMDFDRDMWGYISIGYFRQQVAKGETGSSTMPHKVNPIDFENSEGNMGMAIALMEHLAVKLQKSRFQRDLSDSTVLRSLGTALAYFFIGVKNTVKGLSKLDLDEAALQKELASNLELLAEPFQTAMRVFGEDNPYERLKDLTRGRKITKKDLTAFVDTLEKVPDSVKDRMRNLTPETYVGLAEKLVKTYFDSSTS, encoded by the coding sequence ATGGAAACGGTAAACGCCATCGGGCCGATGGATGGACGGTATGTCCGGTTAACTGAAGAACTGGCTGATATTTTCAGTGAATCCGGCCTGATCCGTCATCGGGTTCAGGTGGAGATCCAATGGCTGAAATTTATTCTTCATGATTTGAAACTGACGGCGGTTTCACAGGATCCGGCGGCCCTGGACAGCATTGTGGATCAGTTTTGTTCTGAAGATGTCAATCGCATCAAAGCCATTGAACAGACAACCAATCACGATGTCAAGGCCGTGGAATACTTTATCAAGGAAAAACTGGATGCCCTGGGGTTTTCTGAGATCAGGGAATGGGTTCATTTTGCCTGTACATCCGAAGATATCAACAACACGGCCTATGCGTTGATGATGAAAAAAGGCCAGCATCTGACCGTTGATCTGCTGAGCCGATGTATTCAAAAAATTGAGCACAAGGCAAAAGCCTATCAGTCGATTCCCATGATGTCCCGCACCCACGGACAGCCGGCAACACCCACGACCATGGGCAAGGAATTTGTCAATTTTGCCTGGCGGCTGAATCAGGAAAAAACCATTCTGGAGCAGATCCGGATTCAGGCAAAGATCAACGGGGCCACCGGTAATTATAACGCCCATTATTTTGTGTTTCCCGAGGTTGACTGGTTGGCTGCATCCCGGCGCTTCATTGAGTCATATTTAAAACTGGATCCGATTTTGTTCACCACCCAGATCAATCCCAATCAGTATCTGTCCTGCCTGCTTCATACGCTGGTTCGAACCGCTGCCGTGCTGATGGATTTTGACCGGGATATGTGGGGATATATCAGTATCGGGTATTTCAGGCAGCAGGTGGCAAAAGGAGAAACCGGATCTTCCACCATGCCCCATAAAGTGAACCCCATTGATTTTGAAAACAGCGAAGGCAATATGGGCATGGCCATTGCACTGATGGAGCATCTGGCGGTCAAGCTTCAGAAATCCCGCTTTCAGCGGGATTTAAGCGACAGTACGGTTTTAAGAAGCCTGGGAACGGCTTTGGCTTATTTTTTTATCGGTGTGAAAAATACCGTCAAAGGGTTGTCCAAACTGGACCTGGATGAAGCCGCACTTCAAAAAGAGCTGGCCAGCAACCTGGAGCTGCTGGCCGAACCGTTTCAGACCGCCATGCGGGTGTTTGGAGAAGATAACCCTTATGAACGGCTCAAGGATCTGACCCGGGGCAGAAAAATTACTAAAAAAGATCTCACTGCATTTGTGGATACCCTTGAAAAAGTGCCGGATTCAGTGAAAGACAGGATGCGCAATCTTACCCCGGAAACCTATGTCGGCCTGGCTGAAAAACTGGTTAAAACCTATTTTGATTCGTCGACATCCTGA
- a CDS encoding Trp family transcriptional regulator, with the protein MAIDRELLDVISGIKDKDELAQLFKDLFTPAELDDLTLRWKLLKDLHQKIPQRKIAEKYSISLCKITRGSKVLKKKECVVSRILTRLNKPAV; encoded by the coding sequence ATGGCCATTGACCGGGAATTGCTGGATGTCATATCCGGGATCAAAGACAAGGATGAGCTGGCACAGCTTTTCAAAGACCTGTTCACACCTGCAGAGCTCGATGATTTGACCCTGCGGTGGAAACTGCTCAAGGATCTGCACCAAAAAATCCCCCAGCGAAAGATTGCTGAAAAATACAGCATCAGTCTGTGTAAAATCACCCGGGGATCCAAAGTTTTGAAAAAAAAGGAATGTGTGGTAAGCCGCATATTAACGCGGCTCAATAAACCGGCCGTGTGA
- a CDS encoding ornithine cyclodeaminase family protein, with translation MRFFNQETIDRVPYDVIQKAVEQAYLMQSAQKFLMPDRIHVPQKENTLLLMPCFGDAYMATKLVTVFPKAPESGFPVVNGMVILADTHTGQPLAILDGAALTARRTGAVGGLATACLSPDSVHTAGVIGAGVQGRSQAAFLLFNRQIDTLWVWDVNPVAADKMTLEIQAAWPKVTCRVAKSARDLMTRSQVVIAATTSTKPVFDAGVSEILGKTFISIGSFTPQMKEFPDAVIKGADAVYVDTLFATEESGDICQPLENKVVSREKILAFASVVQQPVDPSGGTVFFKSVGMALFDLTVAAAVLEWGIQENQGQTLSM, from the coding sequence ATGCGTTTTTTCAATCAGGAAACCATTGACCGTGTCCCTTATGACGTCATTCAAAAAGCGGTGGAACAGGCATATCTCATGCAGTCGGCTCAAAAATTTCTCATGCCGGACCGGATCCATGTGCCCCAAAAAGAAAATACATTGCTGCTCATGCCCTGTTTTGGTGATGCCTATATGGCCACCAAACTGGTGACGGTGTTTCCCAAAGCACCTGAAAGCGGTTTTCCGGTGGTGAACGGCATGGTGATACTGGCGGACACTCATACCGGACAACCGCTTGCCATTCTGGACGGGGCCGCATTGACGGCCCGGCGGACCGGGGCGGTGGGCGGCCTGGCAACAGCCTGTCTGTCGCCGGATTCAGTCCACACGGCCGGCGTTATCGGGGCAGGGGTCCAGGGAAGAAGCCAGGCGGCGTTTCTGCTGTTCAACCGGCAGATTGATACATTGTGGGTGTGGGATGTGAACCCGGTTGCTGCAGACAAGATGACCTTAGAAATACAGGCGGCCTGGCCCAAAGTAACCTGCCGGGTGGCAAAATCCGCCCGTGATCTGATGACCCGGTCCCAGGTGGTGATTGCCGCTACCACCAGCACGAAACCGGTGTTTGACGCAGGTGTATCAGAGATTCTGGGCAAAACGTTCATCTCCATCGGGTCATTTACCCCGCAGATGAAAGAATTCCCTGATGCGGTGATCAAAGGGGCGGATGCCGTGTATGTGGACACCCTGTTTGCAACAGAAGAATCCGGGGATATCTGCCAGCCCCTTGAAAACAAGGTGGTGTCCAGGGAAAAAATTCTTGCTTTTGCATCTGTGGTGCAGCAGCCCGTGGATCCAAGCGGCGGCACTGTGTTTTTCAAATCCGTGGGCATGGCCCTGTTTGACCTGACAGTGGCGGCCGCTGTGCTTGAATGGGGAATACAGGAAAATCAGGGACAAACGCTGAGCATGTGA
- a CDS encoding integration host factor subunit alpha produces MALTKTIITEQIQTQLDLSRNTAYDVMEEFLEIIKSTIENGEDIMISGFGKFCVNEKSARKGRNPATDEEMTLPARRVVTFKCSGKLRELINKQPPSAPTR; encoded by the coding sequence ATGGCATTGACCAAGACAATTATCACCGAACAGATTCAAACCCAGTTGGACCTCTCCAGGAACACCGCCTATGATGTGATGGAAGAATTTCTGGAAATTATAAAAAGCACCATTGAAAATGGTGAAGACATCATGATCAGCGGATTCGGCAAATTCTGTGTCAATGAGAAAAGTGCCCGAAAAGGAAGAAATCCTGCAACAGATGAAGAAATGACACTCCCGGCCCGACGGGTGGTCACGTTCAAATGTTCGGGCAAACTCAGGGAACTCATCAACAAACAGCCCCCGTCTGCCCCGACCCGGTAA
- the amrA gene encoding AmmeMemoRadiSam system protein A, with protein sequence MTQKKYQKNQQHINGTLLIQLAKAAIIQRLLPDEKKIVPDLSDPPPVWLKEKRGVFITLQKNGALRGCIGTLEPEKSLLESVQENACHAAFDDTRFSPVTLEELEDIQIEVNLLSVPEKLYYSDAQDLLARVVPFQDGVIVQKGYHRATFLPQVWEQLPDPESFLTQLCLKARLDAHAWQAGDLKVFIYQVQSFTENR encoded by the coding sequence GTGACACAAAAAAAGTATCAGAAAAACCAGCAACACATAAACGGAACCCTTTTGATTCAACTGGCAAAAGCAGCAATTATCCAGAGACTTCTGCCGGATGAAAAAAAAATCGTCCCGGATTTGTCCGACCCGCCACCCGTGTGGCTGAAAGAAAAACGGGGGGTGTTTATCACCCTCCAGAAAAACGGCGCCCTTCGGGGATGTATCGGCACCCTGGAACCCGAAAAATCCCTTCTTGAAAGTGTTCAGGAAAACGCCTGTCATGCCGCGTTTGATGATACCCGGTTTTCTCCGGTGACCCTGGAAGAACTTGAGGATATCCAGATTGAAGTCAACCTGCTTTCAGTGCCTGAAAAATTGTATTATTCCGATGCACAGGATCTTTTAGCCCGGGTGGTCCCGTTTCAGGACGGGGTGATTGTCCAGAAAGGATATCACCGGGCCACTTTTTTACCCCAGGTCTGGGAGCAGCTTCCGGATCCGGAGTCCTTTTTAACGCAACTGTGCCTGAAGGCCCGGCTGGATGCCCATGCATGGCAGGCCGGGGATCTGAAAGTGTTCATCTATCAGGTACAGTCATTCACGGAGAACAGATAA